In Streptomyces sp. NBC_01231, the sequence TGGCCCACCACATGTCGGTCATCTCGATCCAGGCGCAGGTCGCCCCGCACCTCGTCGAGAACCCTCCGGACGAACTCAAGGAGAATCTCGCCGGTATCCGGCAGAACGCTCTGGAGGCGCTGACCGAGCTGCGCCGGGTCCTGGGTGTGCTGCGCGCGGAGCACCCCGACCGGCCGGCCTTGCCCGACCAGGCCGGCACCGGCGCCGCCCCGCACGCTCCGCAGCCCACCCTGGACCGGCTCCCCGCGCTCGTGGAGAACACCCGGGCCGCCGGTCTGACCGTGGCCCTGAAGGTCATCGGCAAGCGGCGATCCCTGCCGCCCGGCGTGGAGTTGTCGGTGTACCGGATCGTTCAGGAGGCGCTGAGCAACGTACTGCGCCACGCGCCCGGCGCGACCGCCCGCGTCCAACTCGACTACGGAGCGAACGGCGTGGCCGTGAGCGTGGTCAACTCGCGGCCCACGAGGCCCGCGTCGCCGTCGCCGGGCGCCGGGCACGGGCTGCTCGGCATGCGGGAGCGGGCCGTCATGCTCGGCGGTGCCGTGTTCGCGCACCCCAACGAGAACGACGGCGGCTACACGGTGTCCGCGTTCATCCCGGTGGCCGTCCTCGCCGACGGCCTGACCTACGCTCGTCGGGCGCCGGACGCGACGGGTGCCTTGACCGGCGACACACAGGGCCACGTCGTGTACGTGGACCCGGCCACCGATCCGAAGGGCGACACCGCATGACGAGCGGCACCATCCGCGTACTGATCGCCGACGACCAGCAGATGGTCCGGCAGGGCTTCACGGTGCTGCTCAACACCCAGCCCGACATCGAGGTGATCGGCCAGGCGGTGGACGGTCTGGACGCGATCGCCCAGGTCGCCGAACTCGTCCCGGACGTCGTCCTCATGGACATCCGCATGCCGGAACTCGGCGGCATCGAGGCCACCCGCCGGATCACCGACGAACGGCCCGACATCAAGGTGCTGGTGCTCACCACCTTCGACCTCGACGAGTACGTGTACGAGGCGCTCAGAGCCGGGGCGTCCGGGTTCCTGCTGAAGGACGCGTCCGCGGACCAGCTCGCCGAGGCGGTGCGGGTGGTGGCGGCCGGCGACGCGCTGCTCGCGCCGGGCATCACCCGGAGGCTGATCGCCGAGTTCTCCCGCC encodes:
- a CDS encoding sensor histidine kinase; protein product: MSRVDRVTEGVEHMLRRYVLRWLRVLRDDLLTGGAHPLPPSVWVRWLPHGLLCIVAFGVTFGAVAQLGDNGGVGLQIAFLLGLAQGGAVVLALSRPVPAWLLTTAAMVGGAVEVRRQLLAGGAHDFTWPWTAAGIIGQMAVLLLLALRVPTRVSVEALGVTTLLTYAIQGLLGAADYQPTGVVAVVLFAVVVVLGIALRGRREARAELGRQTTMTAEERARRTLLEERNRIARELHDVVAHHMSVISIQAQVAPHLVENPPDELKENLAGIRQNALEALTELRRVLGVLRAEHPDRPALPDQAGTGAAPHAPQPTLDRLPALVENTRAAGLTVALKVIGKRRSLPPGVELSVYRIVQEALSNVLRHAPGATARVQLDYGANGVAVSVVNSRPTRPASPSPGAGHGLLGMRERAVMLGGAVFAHPNENDGGYTVSAFIPVAVLADGLTYARRAPDATGALTGDTQGHVVYVDPATDPKGDTA
- a CDS encoding response regulator transcription factor, giving the protein MTSGTIRVLIADDQQMVRQGFTVLLNTQPDIEVIGQAVDGLDAIAQVAELVPDVVLMDIRMPELGGIEATRRITDERPDIKVLVLTTFDLDEYVYEALRAGASGFLLKDASADQLAEAVRVVAAGDALLAPGITRRLIAEFSRLGDRPRTPLKERVGGLTERETEVLALIAQGLSNAEIAERLVVAEQTVKTHVGRILVKLGLRDRTQAAVFAYESGLVRPAGY